The DNA window TCCATGACCGCGTTGCCTTTACGGACGGCCTCTTCTGAGAGGCCCGCCTCCTGAGCCCGCTCCTGGAAGGCTCGGCCTATGGTCATGGTTGGTATGAGGAACAACCGCTTGGCTACCATCAGCTCCAGGATCTCGTCGTCCAGGTAGATGCCGTGCTCGATGGTGTCCACCCCGCATTGGATGGCGTTCAGGATGCCCTCCCGGCCATGGGCGTGGCTGGCCACCCGGCGGCCCAGGGCGTGGGCCTCGTCCGTGATGGCGCGAACCTCGTCCGGGGTGTAGTTCCGCCACCAGGATTCGTCTCCGGCGGAGAGCACTCCGCCGGAGGTACAGATCTTGATCCAGTCATGACCGCTCCTCACGTGCTGCCGGACTCGCTTGCGGACCTCGTCCACACCGTCGGCGGTGTCCTCCGGCCTGACCGGCCAGCCGGGCCTGCCCATAGCCGGGTCGGCGTGGCCGGCGGTCATCGTGACCATCCCGGCCGTGAGGATGCGGGGCCCGATGACCAGCCCCAGGTCCACCGCCTGCCGGGCGGCCAGCACCTCGGGGCCGCTGCCGGCGTCGCGCAAGGTGGTGAAGCCGGCCTCCAGGGCCCGACGCGCATTGTCGGCGGCGTAGAAGGCCTTGAGCTCGGATGAGGTCTTCACCTCGTAGGCCAGCCGCTCCTGGCCCGCCGGGGTACGCAGGTGAACGTGAGCGTCTATCAAGCCCGGCATGATGGTGAGACCGCCGGCCTCGATCACCTCCGCCGCCGGGGGTGCCGCCACCTGAGTCGACGGGCCCACGGATG is part of the Anaerolineae bacterium genome and encodes:
- a CDS encoding amidohydrolase family protein; this translates as MSLLIRGARLIDGTGVEPVEDAAVLVDDGAIASVGPSTQVAAPPAAEVIEAGGLTIMPGLIDAHVHLRTPAGQERLAYEVKTSSELKAFYAADNARRALEAGFTTLRDAGSGPEVLAARQAVDLGLVIGPRILTAGMVTMTAGHADPAMGRPGWPVRPEDTADGVDEVRKRVRQHVRSGHDWIKICTSGGVLSAGDESWWRNYTPDEVRAITDEAHALGRRVASHAHGREGILNAIQCGVDTIEHGIYLDDEILELMVAKRLFLIPTMTIGRAFQERAQEAGLSEEAVRKGNAVMEVVMTNMARAHRAGVRMALGTDCSGSLAPMGENAWELPLMVEIGMTPMEAILAATRDAAEAIGLGQATGTLEPGKQADLILVDGDPLEDISVLRERERIKLVLRQGRILVDRRQGQLQRALG